In Microbacterium sp. 1.5R, the following are encoded in one genomic region:
- a CDS encoding APC family permease, with amino-acid sequence MADPISASTTQQDHTSLRPGALGVAGIVFLVLAAVAPLTGIVVVASLAIALGNGGGTPMAFFIVAAILLLFAVGYAQMSKQLVNAGGFYAFVVKGLGRTGGLVAGLIATLGYNFFVVGTIGTSGFFMQNIIRDLTGLDVHWLIWGLLSIVVCFVLARVGVDFSSKILGVCLVLEVLMLVVFDVSVLVQTGYDVAAFSPEAVFSGSLPIGLLLAATGFLGFEATALFSEEAKQPLRTIPRATYTSIIAIGVILGVTTWAVVSATGVAQAQATALEHLPTGDLIFMLSQQYLGGPLTTVMMILLLVSLFAAMLAFHNSATRYLYSLGRSRILPHALARTRRNGAPQLAGIVQASFAALVAIIFAIAGADPILTLVPAMLGFGTLSVLILQGLAAISIVVYFRRAGDPRWWSTFIAPGIGFLGIAAISVLAIVNFNIVAGSEELAIRLMPLLLVVALIGGIVYGAYLKRSRPAVYEGLASDLERFSDR; translated from the coding sequence GTGGCAGACCCGATATCTGCGTCCACGACGCAGCAGGACCACACCTCTCTTCGACCCGGCGCGCTGGGCGTCGCCGGGATCGTCTTCCTCGTGCTCGCCGCCGTCGCACCACTGACCGGCATCGTCGTGGTCGCCTCGCTGGCGATCGCCCTCGGAAACGGCGGCGGCACGCCGATGGCCTTCTTCATCGTGGCCGCGATCCTGCTGCTGTTCGCCGTGGGATACGCGCAGATGTCGAAGCAGCTGGTCAACGCCGGCGGCTTCTACGCCTTCGTCGTGAAGGGCCTCGGTCGCACGGGCGGTCTGGTCGCCGGCCTCATCGCCACGCTCGGCTACAACTTCTTCGTCGTCGGCACGATCGGCACCAGCGGCTTCTTCATGCAGAACATCATCCGCGACCTCACCGGCCTCGACGTGCACTGGCTCATCTGGGGTCTGCTGTCGATCGTCGTGTGCTTCGTGCTCGCACGGGTCGGGGTGGACTTCTCGTCGAAGATCCTCGGTGTGTGCCTCGTGCTCGAGGTGTTGATGCTCGTGGTGTTCGACGTGTCGGTGCTCGTGCAGACCGGATACGACGTGGCCGCGTTCAGCCCGGAAGCCGTGTTCTCGGGGTCGCTGCCGATCGGCCTCCTCCTGGCCGCGACGGGCTTCCTCGGCTTCGAGGCGACCGCCCTGTTCAGCGAAGAGGCGAAGCAGCCGCTGCGCACGATCCCGCGGGCGACGTACACCTCGATCATCGCGATCGGCGTGATCCTCGGCGTCACCACCTGGGCGGTGGTGAGCGCGACCGGCGTCGCGCAGGCGCAGGCAACCGCTCTCGAGCACCTGCCGACGGGCGACCTGATCTTCATGCTGTCGCAGCAGTACCTCGGGGGCCCGCTGACGACCGTGATGATGATCCTGCTGCTGGTCAGTCTGTTCGCGGCGATGCTCGCGTTCCACAACTCCGCGACGCGCTATCTCTACTCCCTCGGGCGCTCGCGCATCCTGCCGCACGCGCTGGCCCGCACCCGCCGCAACGGCGCTCCGCAGCTGGCCGGGATCGTGCAGGCATCGTTCGCGGCGCTCGTCGCGATCATCTTCGCGATCGCCGGCGCCGACCCCATCCTCACGCTCGTGCCGGCGATGCTCGGCTTCGGCACCCTGAGCGTGCTGATCCTGCAGGGACTCGCCGCGATCTCGATCGTCGTGTACTTCCGCCGTGCCGGCGATCCACGATGGTGGAGCACGTTCATCGCACCCGGAATCGGATTCCTCGGCATCGCCGCGATCTCGGTGCTGGCGATCGTGAACTTCAACATCGTCGCCGGATCCGAGGAGCTCGCCATCCGTCTCATGCCGCTGCTGCTCGTGGTGGCGCTGATCGGCGGCATCGTCTACGGCGCGTATCTCAAGCGCTCCCGGCCCGCCGTGTACGAGGGCCTCGCATCCGACCTCGAGCGTTTCAGCGACCGCTGA
- a CDS encoding SDR family NAD(P)-dependent oxidoreductase has protein sequence MDLQLTGTTALITGAASGIGRATARALAAEGVRVALLDRDAVALAETARGCGDAVVRVVDVTDETQVALAVSTSVEELGGVDAVVCCAGISGPVGSTIEQISLHDWNAVFAVNVTGAFLVLAQVLPALRASASASVVLLASDSAFVSSPGMAPYCASKAALVQLGRSLSVDLAGTDVRVNTVAPSIVDTPMSRGDLGEHAFVSPTFEVQSPEDVASHVLYLVSPRSRAINGTTILSDFGYSARSGFPA, from the coding sequence ATGGACCTGCAGCTGACGGGCACGACCGCGCTGATCACCGGCGCCGCGAGCGGTATCGGCCGCGCGACCGCCCGCGCGCTCGCCGCGGAGGGGGTGCGCGTGGCGCTCCTCGATCGGGATGCCGTTGCGCTCGCAGAGACGGCACGCGGATGCGGTGACGCTGTGGTCCGGGTGGTCGATGTCACCGACGAGACACAGGTCGCGCTGGCGGTCTCCACGTCCGTCGAGGAGCTCGGCGGGGTGGATGCGGTCGTGTGCTGCGCGGGGATCTCGGGTCCGGTCGGATCGACGATCGAGCAGATCTCGCTTCACGACTGGAACGCCGTGTTCGCGGTCAATGTCACGGGGGCGTTCCTGGTTCTCGCGCAGGTCCTTCCCGCGTTGCGGGCGTCGGCTTCGGCATCCGTCGTGCTGCTCGCGAGCGACTCGGCGTTCGTGTCGTCGCCCGGCATGGCGCCCTATTGCGCATCGAAGGCCGCGCTCGTGCAGCTGGGTCGATCGTTGTCGGTGGATCTCGCCGGCACTGATGTCCGGGTGAACACGGTGGCGCCGTCGATCGTCGACACCCCGATGAGCCGTGGAGACCTCGGGGAGCACGCGTTCGTCTCCCCGACTTTCGAGGTGCAGTCGCCCGAGGACGTCGCTTCACACGTGCTGTATCTCGTGTCGCCGCGCAGCAGAGCGATCAACGGCACGACCATCCTCAGCGATTTCGGGTATTCGGCCCGATCAGGATTCCCGGCCTGA
- a CDS encoding SDR family NAD(P)-dependent oxidoreductase, producing the protein MGSAVGSTVSGRVIVITGGGTGIGAAIAERYAAEGAHVVVVGRRPEPLRAVADAVGAHPIIADAADTASAQAAVAEVLATFGRLDVLVANAGGHGFSPVADTDDDSWDAAIRANLTTAFVMAREALPALIEAKGQIVIVSSLAGLFAGPSVAGYTVGKHALIGLTRTLARDYGRQGVRVNAVCPGWVQTPMADDEMDEFATHAGLGSREEAYGTVTADVPLRRPARPAEIASVVRFLGSGESSYVTGAVIVADGGSHVVDVPTIAFDRAGM; encoded by the coding sequence ATGGGTAGTGCAGTGGGATCGACGGTCTCCGGGCGGGTCATCGTGATCACCGGCGGAGGTACCGGCATCGGGGCGGCGATCGCCGAACGGTATGCCGCTGAAGGTGCGCACGTCGTGGTCGTGGGGCGTCGGCCCGAGCCGCTGCGCGCCGTGGCCGACGCCGTCGGCGCGCACCCGATCATCGCGGATGCCGCGGACACCGCATCGGCGCAGGCAGCGGTGGCGGAGGTGCTCGCGACATTCGGGCGCCTCGACGTGCTGGTGGCGAATGCCGGCGGACACGGCTTCTCGCCGGTCGCCGACACCGACGACGACAGCTGGGATGCGGCGATCCGCGCGAACCTCACCACGGCGTTCGTCATGGCGCGAGAGGCGTTGCCTGCGCTGATCGAGGCGAAAGGGCAGATCGTGATCGTGTCGTCTCTCGCAGGTCTCTTCGCGGGTCCGTCGGTGGCGGGATACACCGTGGGCAAGCACGCGCTGATCGGGCTGACGCGGACCCTCGCCCGCGACTACGGACGGCAGGGTGTGCGCGTCAACGCGGTGTGCCCAGGGTGGGTGCAGACGCCGATGGCCGACGACGAGATGGACGAGTTCGCCACCCATGCCGGGCTGGGCTCGCGGGAAGAGGCGTATGGGACCGTCACGGCGGATGTGCCGCTGCGGCGCCCGGCTCGGCCGGCGGAGATCGCGTCGGTCGTGCGGTTCCTGGGATCGGGGGAGTCGTCGTACGTCACCGGTGCCGTGATCGTGGCGGATGGCGGGTCACACGTCGTTGATGTGCCGACGATCGCCTTCGACCGGGCGGGGATGTAG
- a CDS encoding HNH endonuclease signature motif containing protein, which yields MNSTAELLDRVIADLDTVLSDDALAGLSDADRVTVLQGAGAVFRRVEAVIVETIATGDAADFPHSAGCRGLNELLQRTVSVDVRGASRVDRVVDLVRRPVSLAGERMPARWSELRLALLDGVVGVAGFLAATGPIEKVWDRLTVDQRLAADVALAGCARGHGVVVDADGEGLEADEPGPAPTPQDLKALAEDLASMFDPDGEEPKDEDSRRRRGITIGRLTDGVHAIRGYLTPDVAAQLQLILDAILNPKGDGPPMPGVHFAPSRGAGADADADAGAGAGAGAGADGDDRDPFNSDPRCVLDDRTASQKRHDALAMVFAIAARHNDMPTLGGAAPVLVVNVDAKDLVGGMGGKGGWATVVGSGAHVPVSVAAHVGCAGTIQRVLVDEGRIIGITTTDRVFTVHQRRAIIARDKECLIPGCHVPASWCEIHHVVEHARGGPTHTDNGVPLCWWHHRSLGTSGWEIRMDDGVPQVRGPRWWDPDERWRTPRLSVARLTLTVRLARTG from the coding sequence ATGAACAGCACTGCGGAGCTTCTGGATCGGGTCATCGCCGACCTCGACACGGTGCTGTCCGATGACGCGCTGGCGGGGTTGTCCGATGCGGATCGGGTGACTGTTCTGCAGGGTGCGGGTGCTGTCTTCCGCCGGGTCGAGGCGGTGATCGTCGAGACGATCGCGACGGGCGACGCGGCTGACTTTCCGCATTCGGCGGGGTGTCGTGGGCTGAATGAGCTGTTGCAGCGGACGGTGTCGGTGGATGTGCGGGGCGCGTCCCGGGTCGACAGGGTCGTCGATCTGGTGCGGAGGCCGGTGAGTCTGGCGGGGGAGAGGATGCCGGCACGGTGGTCGGAGTTGCGTCTCGCGTTGCTGGATGGGGTGGTCGGGGTGGCCGGGTTTCTCGCGGCGACGGGGCCGATCGAGAAGGTGTGGGATCGGCTGACGGTCGATCAGCGGTTGGCGGCGGATGTCGCGTTGGCGGGGTGTGCTCGCGGCCACGGCGTCGTGGTCGACGCTGATGGTGAGGGCCTGGAGGCTGATGAGCCGGGTCCGGCGCCGACCCCGCAGGACTTGAAGGCCCTTGCCGAGGATCTCGCGTCGATGTTCGACCCCGATGGGGAAGAACCCAAGGATGAGGACTCCCGGCGCCGGCGGGGCATCACGATCGGTCGTCTCACGGACGGCGTGCACGCGATCCGCGGGTATCTGACCCCGGACGTCGCGGCGCAGCTGCAGCTGATCCTGGACGCGATCCTCAACCCCAAAGGTGACGGCCCGCCCATGCCCGGAGTGCACTTCGCCCCGAGCAGGGGCGCTGGTGCCGACGCTGACGCCGACGCTGGTGCTGGTGCGGGTGCGGGTGCTGGTGCGGACGGTGACGATAGGGATCCGTTCAACTCGGATCCGCGGTGTGTGCTCGATGACCGCACCGCGTCGCAGAAGCGTCACGACGCCCTCGCGATGGTGTTCGCCATCGCCGCCCGACACAACGACATGCCCACCCTCGGTGGAGCGGCACCGGTCCTGGTCGTGAACGTCGACGCGAAGGATCTCGTGGGCGGAATGGGCGGAAAGGGTGGGTGGGCGACGGTCGTCGGATCCGGTGCCCACGTCCCGGTTTCCGTCGCCGCGCACGTCGGATGCGCGGGGACGATTCAACGGGTGCTGGTCGATGAGGGCAGGATCATCGGGATCACGACCACAGACCGGGTGTTCACGGTGCATCAGCGCCGGGCGATCATCGCCCGAGACAAAGAATGCCTCATCCCCGGGTGCCACGTTCCCGCATCCTGGTGCGAGATCCACCATGTCGTCGAGCATGCCAGGGGTGGTCCGACTCACACGGATAACGGGGTCCCGTTGTGCTGGTGGCACCACCGATCCCTCGGCACGTCGGGGTGGGAGATCCGCATGGACGACGGGGTCCCGCAGGTACGAGGACCGAGATGGTGGGATCCCGACGAACGATGGCGCACACCGAGGCTCAGCGTGGCCCGACTCACACTCACCGTGCGGCTCGCCCGCACCGGATGA
- a CDS encoding HAD-IA family hydrolase, whose protein sequence is MTETISARAVLLDMDGTLVDSTAVVERLWLAWAEPHGIAPETVLSVVHGRQGHQSMAIMLPERDHEINIRENAVMLANESKDVDGVIPIEGADALLAALLPYPHAIVTSADVTLMNARMGQAGLTVPALTVTAENVSASKPDPEGFLLGAELLGVDPADCVVFEDSGAGIQAAHAAGMRVIGVGAHATSHQPTFHVDDLSQVAVIPTADGFELAIR, encoded by the coding sequence ATGACCGAGACCATCAGCGCCCGCGCCGTCCTGCTCGACATGGACGGCACTCTCGTCGATTCGACGGCTGTCGTGGAACGGCTCTGGCTGGCGTGGGCCGAGCCCCACGGAATCGCTCCCGAGACTGTCTTGAGCGTCGTGCACGGCCGGCAGGGGCATCAGAGCATGGCGATCATGCTGCCGGAGCGCGACCACGAGATCAACATCCGCGAGAACGCGGTGATGCTCGCGAACGAGAGCAAGGATGTCGATGGCGTCATCCCGATCGAGGGTGCGGATGCCCTGCTCGCCGCACTGCTCCCCTACCCCCACGCGATCGTCACCTCGGCCGACGTGACGCTGATGAACGCGCGGATGGGCCAGGCCGGCCTGACCGTGCCCGCACTGACGGTCACGGCCGAGAACGTGTCGGCCTCCAAGCCCGACCCCGAGGGCTTCCTGCTGGGTGCGGAGCTGCTCGGCGTCGACCCCGCCGACTGCGTGGTGTTCGAGGACTCGGGCGCCGGCATCCAGGCCGCGCATGCTGCGGGGATGCGGGTCATCGGCGTGGGCGCGCACGCGACGTCTCATCAGCCGACCTTCCATGTCGATGACCTCTCCCAGGTGGCCGTGATTCCGACGGCGGACGGTTTCGAGCTCGCGATTCGCTGA
- a CDS encoding ABC transporter ATP-binding protein, whose amino-acid sequence MSELVLDGVTVSRGAGPVISDVSLTVRGGEVLALVGPNGAGKTSLIESVSGVTPHSAGSMMLDGEPLDKLSRVSRARRGIVHIEQGRAVFPSLTVRENISLTARTPAEQDAALAQFPELEKRIDSPTALLSGGEQQMVVLARAFAAKPRILLIDEMSLGLAPVVFMRLMPIVKSIAESGVGVLLVEQFTQLALGLAREAVVVAGGRVSFQGTAEALKEDSQLLHRAYLGG is encoded by the coding sequence GTGAGCGAACTGGTGCTGGACGGGGTGACGGTCAGCCGGGGCGCGGGGCCGGTGATCTCGGATGTGTCGCTGACCGTGCGCGGTGGCGAGGTGCTGGCGCTCGTCGGACCGAACGGGGCCGGCAAGACCAGTCTGATCGAATCGGTGTCGGGGGTGACCCCGCACTCCGCGGGATCGATGATGCTCGACGGCGAGCCGCTCGACAAGCTGTCCCGGGTGTCGAGAGCGCGGCGCGGCATCGTGCACATCGAGCAGGGGCGAGCGGTGTTCCCGTCGCTGACCGTGCGCGAGAACATCTCGCTCACCGCGCGGACGCCTGCGGAACAGGATGCGGCGCTCGCGCAGTTCCCTGAGCTCGAGAAGCGCATCGACTCCCCCACCGCGCTGCTGTCGGGTGGCGAGCAGCAGATGGTGGTGCTGGCACGTGCCTTCGCCGCGAAGCCGCGGATCCTGTTGATCGATGAGATGTCGCTCGGTCTCGCGCCTGTCGTGTTCATGAGGCTCATGCCGATCGTGAAGTCGATTGCCGAGTCGGGCGTCGGGGTGCTGCTCGTGGAGCAGTTCACGCAGCTCGCGCTGGGCCTCGCTCGCGAGGCCGTGGTGGTGGCCGGCGGCCGCGTCTCCTTCCAGGGCACCGCCGAGGCGTTGAAGGAGGATTCGCAGCTGCTGCACCGCGCGTACCTCGGTGGGTAG